A window of Candidatus Nitrospira allomarina genomic DNA:
TTTTGAGGGAAAGCTTGGTATTTGGCAGGAGCAGGAAATCCCTGTTTATTGGAAAAGAGTGTGCGGATCTTTTCGCATTGAATTTGGCAAAGAATACGATTCGGGCTTGGAAAGCCAAGGCGGACGAAAGTATGACTGCTGCTGTTCAGGCAATCTATGTAGCCGAACCCTTTTTCAGCGAGTGCTGGTGTTCGATCTTGTCCAACCTGGCTAGGCCCTTTCAGTACCAGCCCCAGATTCTACCTTCGAGTGCCATGATTGTATCTAGGAGGAAGACAAGGGTTTCTTTTTGAAGAAAGTGGGTGGGCTCTCCGGATAATCTCGAACATGGGGTCTGGAGGTGTCCTGTTCTATATGCCTCAATGCGTACAGGAATGGACCACACAGGGCCGTTTGTTTGTAACCTCAATACCCGAGTTGCAACCTCAAGTTCTCCTTAATCTTCGCAAAGAAGTCAGTTTATCCCAACCATCAACGTCTTTATTGACAGAGCCACTCACATAGGGGCTCCATTGAGGGTTTTCCGCCGCCAGGACAGAGAACTATCTGCTCAGGGGACGAGGCAGTCATCAGCTAGCCGGATCGCACCAAAGCCCGAGGCCGTGTGAAGGCGACGGGCTTTGATGTTTATCTGCCGGGGGCTTTTAAGGGGTACGTTTCTGTAAAATCGGGCTTCGAGGACTCTGTAGTATTGGGCTGAGTGGCTCCTGCCTATTCACTGTCGGATTTCGTGTTTCTGGTCTTTGAATATTCGTGGGACAACCCGGTGAGATCTGTCCAATAACACAATCTCGTGAGGGATTTACAGTCTGAGTGTCGATCCTTCGTTCGAGCAAATTATTGGGGTTTAGGAAAAATATCATCAAGAAGTGATCAAGCGAGGCCGCCTCACCGGAAGTCACACCTCCGGTTCCGGGACCCAGCACATATCCTTTGACCAATAACTTTTGCACAGCTGCTGCACAATCCAACCCTCTATTGATGTCCACGTCGACGGTCGATGACATATTATCAACCACAAAAGTATTTGTTGCACTCTCGACGCAATCCAAAAGAACAACATTCCGATCGAAAAAGGGGATCTTCTGGGCCTCAGATACTCCCCCGGTTAGATAAACTATCGTCAGACCTCCAAGTACCAGCGCTATTCCAAAAATGTTCTTATTTGGTGAAATGTGCCTCATTTGGGTCCTCCGTCTGTGTAAATGTTAGAGCTATGCCGAGACCATTCCTTAACCCTTTTCACTTCCTTCCTGCGATGGAGAATTGTTCTTCTTTGTCTTGTAGCCCTCGTTCCGGGAAATGGATGTGTTGTGAAAACAATCTCCGGTTCATACGTGGATAACGTTTGGATAAAATCGTCGAGTTCCTCCTTTGATGAAGTTAAAAAAATGGCCTTTGAGGTTTTCATATTCCTCAAAGGCCCTCCATTGCCTTCGCCCAATGTTCTCAACCACCTATCAACTGATCTTATGATAGGCAAGTGAAATTTTTACCACAATTTGAATGAGAAAGTCCCACCCCATGTGGGTTTACGGCGTGCTGACAGTGACAGTCTCAGAGTCAGGCCCCATAGAAATCCGACTTGATGGGGTCGTGTTTATGAATAGTTGAGGAAAACTTTCAAGTTGCTTGGGAGAGGAATGCGAGGTCAGGAGAGCAATCATCTGACAGATGGCTCCGGGTTGCTGATGGGGATTTTCAGGGTATGAGGTTTTTTCCGGATCAAGCTTCAACGAAAGAAATTTCAAGATGTCTTTCAAGGCCACAATGCCGACGAGACAAATTTTTGTCTATGACGATGGGCCAGCTGTTTCCATTCCGGTTCATCAGGGAGACTGCTGACAGGATTGTGTGGTCATAAAGCATTGGATCGGTATTCTTTTAAAAACTGGGTGACGAACAGTTGTTCATCTGTGGCATCGGGAGGCTTTTTGTCGAGTCACTACGTCAGAAATAAATAACCTAATCCATGTCACCACATCAACGCGCATGAAATTCGGATCGGTCGTTCGCTGCGCTCTGGAGCTCGTGTGGCCTAATTCGGGAATGCTCGTAAAACCCTTCTGATTGCCACGGTTGCGGGGAATTTGATGAAGCATGATAATTTTTTAGTGAGGTGGCCTCCGGGACGGATTTTCGCAAGGAGGGTTCCCATGCCCGATTCTATTTCCTTAACGGGACTCCTTTTTTAATTTCTGCACCCTTGTTTGAAGGGAAAGTGCATTGATCGGGGCATACCCGTTCTGGTCATTGTCGAAATAGCAGTAGACATTCTTGCCTGATTGCGCCCACGTGTGACATTTGTTGGCCCAAAGGCGAAGGGTTCGGGAACGATACTTTCCGTGATAGGCTTCGCCGGGGCCATGAAACCGGATATATACAAAATCCGTGGTGACGATTTCCGGTGCCCACCGGCCGGCTAGATGATACAGGCAAAAGGCAGCATGATATTTGGTGAGCAGGTCGTAGACGGGTTGCGCAAACCAGCTATGGTCACGGAATTCGAAAGCATACCGGGAAGTTTTTGGTAGGGCCTCCAAGAATTCTTCCAGCCTGAGCGCGTTCATCCTCCAACGCGGCGGCAACTGAAACAGGATCGGTCCCAGTTTGTTGCTCAGGGGGTTGACCGTTTCAAAAAAATGGTGGAGGGTCTGTTCTGGATCTTTAAGTTTTTTCATGTGGGTGATGAACCGGCTGCCTTTACACGTGAACAAGAAGTTCCTGGGTGTTTCGGTTTTCCACTCTGCCACTGTGTGAGTGAGAGGAAGCCGATAAAACGTGTTGTTGATTTCAACAGTGCTGAAGTGGCGGGCATAAAACCGGAGAAACGCTTCACTGGCCATACCTGACGGATAAAAGGGGCCCACACAGTGTGGATAATGCCAGCCTGAAGTCCCGATATGGATTCTGCCGATCTTCTTCATGGGTATTCAGGTCATGCTGGAATGACAAGTCATAGGCATCTGTTCAAATTGAAAAGGATTCTTATCCCTTCCACAAAGTGCGGCTGGGGGTTATGGGTAGGACCTTGCGAGTATACAAAAAAACATGCCGGAAAAATGACGAAGTGTTGAAAAATGGTCGTCCAGTCCTGCCCGGAGTCATGCCGAAGCAAGGCCATAGCCGCTTTCAGTCTTCGTAGCTCATTCGGTGAAGCCGCTCCGGCGAAGACAGAGAAGGCCGATGGTGGCCTTTTTCAACTCACATGGTCTAGTCACCGGGGTGTTCCAGGGCCCTACAAGGTCCAAGAACCGTCATGATGATAATCCCCTGTCGAAGATCTGCCTTATTGCGTAAACGAAGCCGGCTGGCGGTCCGGCGTTTCGGAGGGGTCGTGGGTCTGAATGGCTGTATGGGCGGTTTTTGTGCGGACGGAGAAATGTTCGTGATGTCGGGTGTTTCAGGGGCACGCTGGTTTGCGGAGTCACCGTCTGAAAGAAAGAGATCCTTTAGGTCTCTGAGGGCGATGTCTCTCCGTATTCGTTCGTTCAGCCATCGAATGGCAAGGGCGATCAACGACAGAAAAAGAAAAATGGTGAAAGATATAAATGCTTCCAGGCTCATCATTACCTCATTATTTTGAAGGTCCCGGCGATTCCTCTTCCGTGCCGGCAATGGCTCCTCGCATAGCCGTATCGGCTTGCACATTTTTCATCCGATAATAATCCATGATCCCTAAATTTCCCTGACGAAAGGCTTCAGACATGGCCTTGGGAACCTCCGCCTCCGCCTCGACGACACGGGCGCGCATTTCCTGTTCCAATGCGACCGCCATCGCCCGCCGTTCTTCCGCTTTGGCTTGAGCAATTTGCTTGTCCGCATTGGCCTGGTCGATTTGCAGCTTTGCGCCGATATTTTCTCCCACATCGACATCGGCAATATCGATCGACAGAATTTCAAAAGCTGTTCCGGCGTCCAGGCCTCTTCCCAATATATTTTTGGAAATATGGTCGGGGTTTTCCAGCACGTCCTTATGTGTGGCGGATGAGCCAATGGTGCTCACCATGCCTTCCCCCACTCGCGCAATAACGGTTTCTTCACCGGCTCCGCCGACCAACCGGTCAATATTGGCTCGAACGGTGACTCGTGAGACGGCAATCAGCTGGATGCCATCTTTGGCGACTGCGGTGATACGGGGAGTTTCGATGACTTTGGGAATGACCGACATTTTGACGGCTTCTAAGACGTCACGTCCGGCCAGATCTATGGCGGCGGCGCGTTTAAAGGTCATGGGGATATTGGCCTTGTCGGCTGAGATCATGGCGTTGACGACTTTGACCACATTTCCTCCGGCCAGAAAGTGGGCTTCCAGGTCGTTCACGGGAATATCGAGTCCGGCCTTGACTCCGCTGATTCTGGCATTGATCACGGTGACCGGGGGAACCCTGCGTAATCGCATGCCAATGAGGGTAAAAAGACCAACATAGGCGTTCGAGGCCCACGCGGCAATCCACAGTGGGATAGGTATGACGTAGAGAAATCCAAACATGAGCACCAGAACCAAGACAAGAAGTCCGAGTGAACCGAATGCCTGTGTTTCAATGTCCATTATGCGGGGTCCTTTTCTGATTGTGAAAAATTGTCAAAGAAGGAAACAGGGGAAACGTTCACAGAATGATTTTCGATTGGTGAATTTTCCAGGACTTCATGGATGAGACTTCAAAGCAGCCTTGACAGAGAACCAGTATAAAGTATAACAACAATGGTCAAGGTTTTGGCGTAGTTTTTTGCCCTTCTTCCTCAGATCCCCTTAGACTCGTATGCGGTTCCAATTAAATGAAAAACAACAGGCATCAGGTGGAGTTACCATAGGGACATCTCCATTTTGGTCCAGGACCCAAACCCTTTTTGACCATTATGAAAAAGCCTTATCCCTGAAAGGGAACCTATGAACAAAAGAGATTGCAATGCCATGATTTTCGCGACTGCCAGTCTTGGGTTGTTGTGGTTATATTTAGCGCTGATCATGTTCTTAGGCCAGTCTATAGGCGGGAAGGGCATAGGGCTGGGCCTGATAGGCCTCTCCCTTCCATTTGCTGTTGGCGTGTGCTTCATTGTAATTCGAACAATCATGATTCGCGGCCTAGTCTCCTCAAAGCAGCTTGTAAACCTCTCGATAGTAGTGTGTGTGTCATTGGGTAGCCTCTTCATTTTGGACATCATATATGCTATCCACCTCAAGTCTCAGTCCGTCGGAAAACCTCGTCTGGAGGAATCGAGACGATTTGATTCTGCGATGACCTGGCCGGAGTTGTATCCTCCTCTTTACTATCCCACGGAACGCAATTTCCGATTGCATAAAGCCAATATTTCGGTCAGTGGGGAACATTATGGACTTATGTATAGTCCCGAATTGATGCAATCGCCGACTCTTGCCAAATCTGTATTCGAACTCCAACAATTTTCTTGTATCATCGACCAGCACGGATTTCGCAATACCATACCATTGGACCAAGCTGACATTTTTACACTTGGAGATTCCTTTACCTTCGGATGGGCCATTGATTCCGGACGCTCATGGGTTGGAATTCTCGAAGATGCCATACATCGGCCGATTTACAATCTAGGAATACTTGATTCCTCCCCAAAGCAAGAACTCGAACTACTAAAATACATGATAAGAACCTCGGGAAAAGCAATGAAAATACGCACGCTGCTTTGGATGATCTACGAGGGAAACGATCTTGAAGATAGCACAAGAGATAAAGGTTGGGCTCAACCCAACAATCCCAATAATATGAAGCAATTGATGGAGGGAACCGTCCTTCAAAGTTTGTATCAAATTCCGTTCCTCATTAAAGAGCAAGCGATGATCACGAAAATACGAAATAAAGACATTGTTTTTCGCTTTCCAAGTTTGCAAAAAAATGGGTCGAATCCGAATGTCATTGACGGAATACAATCCTGGTATCCTCTTTATCATTCTACTACCCTTGGACCGCGTTTGTTTATTCCAGAATATATCGATAGGGCAGGGAAGCCATCCTCTTATGTTTTAAATCACAACAACAGACCAGGTTTGGATAAAGTGTTTGAAGAAATGGCCCAGCTGGGAAAAGAATATTCTTTCAAGGTCATTGTGGTCATTGCTCCGACGGCTGTAAGGCTTCACGGGCGTTATTATGAAAATTTTCCCCCAATATCCGACAATCCTCATTTTATCGATTACATCGCTACGCTGTCTGAGCAGAAGGGATTCAGAACGCTCAATCTGCTCCCATTTCTCTCGACCTATGGAGACAAGGAACTCTTATATTTAAGAGACGATGATCATTGGAACAAAAAAGGCCATGCCGTAGCTGCAGAGATCATATATCGACAAATATTTCAGCAGGAAGCTGGAAAATGAGAACCATGAAGGCTTTTCTTGGGAATAGAAAGATCGAGGAAAAAGTAGGCTTAAATAGACTTGAAACGGTCACGGGCGGTACGAAAGGAGAAGTCACGCGTGTGCAGGGTCATAGATAGCCCCGAGTTCATGGAAATTTCATGAATGCCAAGGCTTCTCGTTCGATTAGACCGTGTCCTTTTCTGATTGGGGTTGTGCGAGTCGAACCACCACCCGATTGCCATCGATGCGCACGACTTCAAGAGGTTGCCCGGCATCAATAAAGGTCCCGTCGGATACCACATCCACTCGTTCTCTATCAAAACGGGCAATGCCGGAAGGGCGAAGATCCGAGACGGCTACACCCTGTTTCCCCAGCCAACGATGATCTTCCGCCGGGCTCGATTCGTAGCCCTCTTGAGCCTGAAGATTGGTCTCCAGTATGAGGCGCCTTCCAAATGGAAGTCGTGGAAAATAGCGTAAAAGAAGGAGGGTGGCGAGGATGGCCACTAGAATTGAAAAGGCAACTTGCCCCAATGCGGACAACATGAAGTCCCATGTCGCCCCGGTCCCGATGAGACTGAGTCCTAGTCCTCCCATGAGTGCCATGATTCCTAAAATTCCGGCAATGCCAAAGCCGGGGATGACGAAAATTTCCAGCCCAACCAAAATCAGACCAAGTCCGACAAGTAGAAATTCTTCCAATCCTGCTAATTGGACAATCCCATGTCCCCAAAAAAAGAGGGCAAGGCTGATGAGCCCAAGGCCGCCGGGTACCCCGAAGCCGGGCATCCGCATTTCCAGCATAATTCCCAAAATCCCAACGGTCATCAATAGGGAGCTGACCACGGGATGTGTGAGGAACCGCACCAGGGACTCAGCCCAAGTTTCTGATGCGTAGCGGATGTCAGCATCAGCGAGGTTCACAGATTCTAGCACAGCCTCCAGAGAATTGGCTTGGAAGTCTGCGATGTTGGCCTGTAACGCTTCTTTGGTGGTGAGGGTCAACAATTTATTTTTTTCAATTAGGTCGGGAACTTCCACATCCGCATCAACCATCGCTTCGGCGATGAGCGGTGGACGATTCCGTTGCTCAGCGGTTGCCCGGAACTCTTTGCGCATATACGAGACGGTTTTTTCTTCAACCGGTTGGGCCGGTGACCCCGGGAGTCCGATCTGCACCGGCGTTGCGGCACCGATAGTGCCGCCGTCTGCCATCGCAATTTTTTCGGAGGCCAGGCTAATAAGCGCACCGGCGGAGATGGCTCGCTTATTGATAAACGCGACGGTGAGAACTTTGGAGTTCAGGAGTGCATCACGAATCAGCACCGCAGCATCAACCCGGCCGCCAAAGGTATTAATCTCTAATATGACGGCTTCGGCTCCGGCGGCGGTGGCTTCGTCTAATACCCGCTGCACAAATGGCGCGAGGCCTAAATCGATGACACCCTCAATGGGAGCCACAAATACGATAGGCTTCGGGGTGACGGCGAGGCTTACACCAAACACCATGAAGACAGACACATAAATGACCAGGGTGGAAAGCACATGGTGGAATCGGATTTGTGCCAGCATTTTTTAGAATCCTCTTATTTTATCCTACCTTGTTTGACCGGACTCAAGCGATGGCATGCTTATGGGGGTGCTTGAGTCGCGGGAATATGCTGATTTTGACTCATTAGACATCTCTGACCGTCTCGAATCATTAAAATCCAATGTGGAAGAGTTTTGGCGAAGGCTAATATGAGCCATCGCAATTCATTTTTAAATGGACCTTATAACTTATACGGAGGTGTTAAATGAAATGTACCTACATGCTTAACGGGGCATTGGCTCTGACCTTCATCGCGGGAATGGCCTATGGCCAGGAAAATATGGTCGCAGGTGCGAGTGATATGGAAATGCAAGTGGTCGATAAAAATTGTTGGGTAGAGTTATTTGAGGATACTGATTTTGATGTTGACGATCCCCATGTCCGTGTAGCGGGACCTTTTCAGTCAGCCACGTTAGAGGATGTGGCCGGTCAGAATTGGAATAATGAAATTGAAAGTCTGATTGTGGGGCCCAATGCAATGGTTTATGCCTATAAGGATCCGGATTTTTCCGGAACCGAAGTAGTGTTTGTCGCAAATCAACGAAACAGTGACTTAGCAGAATTAGACATGTCTGACGATATCGAATCCTTAAAAATCAAATGTGGAAAAGAGTAAGTAAGTGCTGTATTTAGTCCTCCCATCCTTGAGAGAGATCAGATTGTAAAGGGTCACTTCAAGGGTTCTCATTGCATTTTAATTTAGTATTCAAACCATAGGTGTGGATGAGGAAATTGTGGCAATCCGTTATCGGACTGCCACAATACTCAGTAGATCATCTTTTCGAGTCACATTGATCATGACATCTGATTTGGTCCGGGTAAATTCCAGATCTGCCGAAACATTTCCTATGGGAAGATTTTTAATCTGAATGGCCGGTAAAAACTCGGGAAGAGAGGGATGCGTGAATCGGATTTCCCGATTGGTACCGTGGAAGGAAATGCCGAGACAGGCCTGTAACAGTAAAAATACGGCACCTGCCGCCCATGCTTGAGGAGCGCAGGCGACCGGGTAGAGAATTGGACCTTCCCCGGGTTTTCGGGGAAACCCGCAAATCAACTCAGGGAGTCGATGCAGGTCAACCTGAATACTTAAATCGAAAAGTCCTCCTAAGAGCCGTTCGACACCTTGTGTCAATCCATAGCGGCTCATCCCTAAGGCAATGAGAGCATTGTCATGTGGCCAGATCGATCCATTATGGTAGGCCATAGGATTGTATCGGATCTCACCGGTCGGGATTGTTCTGATTCCCCAACCAGAAAAAAAGTCCTCCTCTAATAATCCTTTGGCGATGCGTTCGGCTCGATCCTGTGTGGCAATCTCAGTAAAGAGCGTATGCCCGGCGTTGGAAGATCGAATTGCACAGGGTTTTTTGTTCCCATCAAGGGCGAGGATGTACGAGCCTAATTCGTCTGACCAGAATTGCAAATTGAATTGGTGGCGGAGTGTTTGAGCTTCACGTAACAGTGATTCTGCTCGATCATGGTATTTAAGAAGGGTCGCTAAATGAGACGCCGCCCGTTTTGCCGCATACACATATCCTTGAACCTCGCAGAGAGCAATCGGTCCTTCGGCGATGGTGCCGTCTGCATGGAACACCGCATCATTGGAATCCTTCCAGCCCTGCTGAGCGAGGCCGTTGGGTGTTTGCCGAAAATACTCCACGAAACCGTCCTTGTCTTGATCTCCATATGCATCAATCCATGCCAGCGCCCGTTCCAGGTGAGGCCAGAGCGAGACGATAAAATCTTTGTCTCCCGTTCGATCGAAATATGCTCCGGCCAAGAGCACAAAAAGCGGGGTCGAATCGACACTTCCATAATACTGCTCAAAGGGAATTTCCTTGAGGGCCGCCATTTCGCCCTTGCGGGTTTCATGCAAAATTTTACCCGGTTGTGCATCCTGATCCGGTAGGATATCCGTGGCTTGGGTGGAGGCCAAAAAGGTCAACACCCCCCGCGCAAGATCCGGATTAATCCATAAACATTCCAGCGCTGTAATAATGCCGTCTCTCCCAAAAGCGGTGCTAAACCATGGCACACCCGCATAGGGATAGGCACCCTGAGGAAGATCAGTGGTCATCATGCAGATGTCATCGAGAGACCGATTCAGCCAGTCATTGAATTGTTCATTCCCGCTGTAAATCTTACAGTACTGTGCCTTGGCCGTTTGCAAGGCATGGGCGGCATGGACTCGAGCCGTGGAAAAATTCATTGGCTCCGGCACCTGACCCTCCACCGAACAGGCAACATTAATATGAAAAAATTTTTCTTCATGCGGAGCAAGTGAAACCTCAAAAATCATCGACTTTGTGGAGGCTGTTGTTGGAGAAGGATCGACGGTAAGATTCGTGATCCTTTTGATGTGATCCAGCCCCTGATATTCAAACACGACGGCTTTGCTTTTCAGGAGCGTCGCGGTCATCACTCCTCGCTGAGGACGTAGTTCCCCTCGTACTTCGAAGATGTCTGCAAAATCCGCCTCAAATTGGATCGAAAAATTCAGGATTAACGGATTTAATGAGTAATTGGTGAACTGAACCTGTTCATAGCACCCAGCTTGCCAAAGAAGCTTTGTTCGAGAAATATGGAGAGTGCCTCGGGGGAGGAACGTCAGATCGTTTTGATAACGATCAGGATTAGTCAGATCCACAGCAAGTAAGGCGTTGTCTTCCTTGATGGTGGAGCTGAGAAGAAAAGGATGGGATTCTTCAAGATTAAATTCAAATTTGGAAAGAAACCGAGTTCCTTCATGATACAGTCCCTGCTCGCCCAACCCAACGCGTTGAATATCACCGTACCGATTGAAAATGCCAAACGTTTCTCCATGCTTTAAGACATGCGTTCGGGCGTCGGCAAGGGCGGATGTCGCCAGAATATAATGCTCATCTCCTATCCGGATGATTTTCTTCTCCATTGGATCTCCTTTGACCCTGGGAAGGGAAATGAAACAATTTTAAAGCCTTTGTATCAAGAGATGGATATTCAGAGATGTAACTATGAGTGAAACATTTCAGGAATTTCCATTGGTTCTCTAAATGGTTGATTCACGAACAAATGGGCAGTCCTCGCGAGTAAATGAGATGATTTCAAACATACTTGATTGCGTATCTGCATGCCAAGATAATGCTTGGGGAGTTTATGATATGGTCAAAAATGCTTCAGGTTAGAAGGATACTGTCATAACCTCGACGGTTGCTTCCTGCCGGGATAACTTTTCTCGTTATCAGCGGGTGTAAAAATGGAGGTGCCTACTTCGCTTTTCTTCCCCTGCATTAAAAGGGAGAGGGGAGACATTAATTCCTTCAGGCTCGTCTTGTTGTATTAATTACGCTGCCTCCAATTGAGGTCCCAGGCGCATGAGTGAGGAGTAGAGATCAAGATAGTTTTTCGCCATAACTTCTGCAGTAAACCGTTCTTCGAATATTTGCCGACATGCGGTTCTTTTGAGAGTCTCAATATTTTCAACAGCTTTCACCGCCTCCTGAATATCTTGGACGATAAATCCCGCTACACCCTGGGTTAACACTTCAGGAACCGATCCGCGATGGTAGGCAATGACAGGAGTCCCGCACGCTAATGCCTCAATCATGACCAACCCGAAGGGTTCCGGCCAATCAATGGGAAACAGGAGAGCTTTGGCCTTTCCTAAAAAGGCATCTTTTTCTCTTTCCCCAATTTCTCCCAAAAATTCCACAAGGGGATGCTTCAGAAGGGGTTTGATCGTTTCCTCAAAATAGACATGATCCACTTTGTCCACTTTCGCGGCAATACGAATAGGAAGACCTACGCGTTTCGCCACGGCAATTGCGCGATCCACCCTCTTTTCCGGCGATATCCTTCCGATGAAAGCCAAATACTCACCAGACTCTTCCCGGAAGGTGTAGTGCTCTGCTGGCAAGCCATGATAGACATTCCCAACCCAATTAACCCATGGCAGGGGTTCCCGCTGAGAAAAAGAAATAGAGGTCAGCGGCATATCGCTGAATTGTTTATATAACGGCACGAGGTCAGGAATATCCAGTCGGCCATGCAAGGTGGTCAACGTTTTATGTTTTATCTGTTGGAAAAGGGGAAAATGCAGGTAATCCGTATGGAAATGAATGATATCGAATTGATGGGAGTCCCGATGAACCAGTTCCAGCATCGTAACATGGTGGGCCAGGGGGTCAATGCAATGGCGATCAAGCCGGAGAGCCCTATGACAGGGTGCAACCAAATGCGCCGTGGTCACCGAATCTCCACTAGCAAACAACGCCACTTGATGGCCTTGCCGGACCAGTTCGTCAGTCAAATACGAGACGACCCGTTCCGTTCCTCCATAGAGTTTCGGGGGCACACTTTCATATAAGGGAGCGACCTGCGCTATTCGCATACCCTCAACTCTCAGGTTTTCACATTGAAGAAAAATGACATATCCGTATTTCTAAAGGCATGAGAGCCCTGTAACGTATATCTTTTTCTCGATCTGCTTCAGAGTATATTCGGACAGGATTCTCTCTACGGCGGAAAATTCAAGAAGTCTAAAAAACAATTCTTGCGATTTCCCCGCCGGCCCAAGTCGGGAATTTTACCTCCAGGTTTGGGAATGTCCTGTCACATATGATTGACCAAAAGCTTGAAACGTTTGGGCAACTCAATCAAATTGTCACATTGTTGGTGAGTAAATAATCTTTCCCTAAAAAA
This region includes:
- a CDS encoding alginate O-acetyltransferase AlgX-related protein is translated as MIFATASLGLLWLYLALIMFLGQSIGGKGIGLGLIGLSLPFAVGVCFIVIRTIMIRGLVSSKQLVNLSIVVCVSLGSLFILDIIYAIHLKSQSVGKPRLEESRRFDSAMTWPELYPPLYYPTERNFRLHKANISVSGEHYGLMYSPELMQSPTLAKSVFELQQFSCIIDQHGFRNTIPLDQADIFTLGDSFTFGWAIDSGRSWVGILEDAIHRPIYNLGILDSSPKQELELLKYMIRTSGKAMKIRTLLWMIYEGNDLEDSTRDKGWAQPNNPNNMKQLMEGTVLQSLYQIPFLIKEQAMITKIRNKDIVFRFPSLQKNGSNPNVIDGIQSWYPLYHSTTLGPRLFIPEYIDRAGKPSSYVLNHNNRPGLDKVFEEMAQLGKEYSFKVIVVIAPTAVRLHGRYYENFPPISDNPHFIDYIATLSEQKGFRTLNLLPFLSTYGDKELLYLRDDDHWNKKGHAVAAEIIYRQIFQQEAGK
- a CDS encoding DUF72 domain-containing protein, encoding MKKIGRIHIGTSGWHYPHCVGPFYPSGMASEAFLRFYARHFSTVEINNTFYRLPLTHTVAEWKTETPRNFLFTCKGSRFITHMKKLKDPEQTLHHFFETVNPLSNKLGPILFQLPPRWRMNALRLEEFLEALPKTSRYAFEFRDHSWFAQPVYDLLTKYHAAFCLYHLAGRWAPEIVTTDFVYIRFHGPGEAYHGKYRSRTLRLWANKCHTWAQSGKNVYCYFDNDQNGYAPINALSLQTRVQKLKKESR
- the floA gene encoding flotillin-like protein FloA (flotillin-like protein involved in membrane lipid rafts); protein product: MDIETQAFGSLGLLVLVLVLMFGFLYVIPIPLWIAAWASNAYVGLFTLIGMRLRRVPPVTVINARISGVKAGLDIPVNDLEAHFLAGGNVVKVVNAMISADKANIPMTFKRAAAIDLAGRDVLEAVKMSVIPKVIETPRITAVAKDGIQLIAVSRVTVRANIDRLVGGAGEETVIARVGEGMVSTIGSSATHKDVLENPDHISKNILGRGLDAGTAFEILSIDIADVDVGENIGAKLQIDQANADKQIAQAKAEERRAMAVALEQEMRARVVEAEAEVPKAMSEAFRQGNLGIMDYYRMKNVQADTAMRGAIAGTEEESPGPSK
- a CDS encoding glycosyltransferase family 4 protein: MRIAQVAPLYESVPPKLYGGTERVVSYLTDELVRQGHQVALFASGDSVTTAHLVAPCHRALRLDRHCIDPLAHHVTMLELVHRDSHQFDIIHFHTDYLHFPLFQQIKHKTLTTLHGRLDIPDLVPLYKQFSDMPLTSISFSQREPLPWVNWVGNVYHGLPAEHYTFREESGEYLAFIGRISPEKRVDRAIAVAKRVGLPIRIAAKVDKVDHVYFEETIKPLLKHPLVEFLGEIGEREKDAFLGKAKALLFPIDWPEPFGLVMIEALACGTPVIAYHRGSVPEVLTQGVAGFIVQDIQEAVKAVENIETLKRTACRQIFEERFTAEVMAKNYLDLYSSLMRLGPQLEAA
- a CDS encoding NfeD family protein encodes the protein MLAQIRFHHVLSTLVIYVSVFMVFGVSLAVTPKPIVFVAPIEGVIDLGLAPFVQRVLDEATAAGAEAVILEINTFGGRVDAAVLIRDALLNSKVLTVAFINKRAISAGALISLASEKIAMADGGTIGAATPVQIGLPGSPAQPVEEKTVSYMRKEFRATAEQRNRPPLIAEAMVDADVEVPDLIEKNKLLTLTTKEALQANIADFQANSLEAVLESVNLADADIRYASETWAESLVRFLTHPVVSSLLMTVGILGIMLEMRMPGFGVPGGLGLISLALFFWGHGIVQLAGLEEFLLVGLGLILVGLEIFVIPGFGIAGILGIMALMGGLGLSLIGTGATWDFMLSALGQVAFSILVAILATLLLLRYFPRLPFGRRLILETNLQAQEGYESSPAEDHRWLGKQGVAVSDLRPSGIARFDRERVDVVSDGTFIDAGQPLEVVRIDGNRVVVRLAQPQSEKDTV
- a CDS encoding amylo-alpha-1,6-glucosidase — encoded protein: MEKKIIRIGDEHYILATSALADARTHVLKHGETFGIFNRYGDIQRVGLGEQGLYHEGTRFLSKFEFNLEESHPFLLSSTIKEDNALLAVDLTNPDRYQNDLTFLPRGTLHISRTKLLWQAGCYEQVQFTNYSLNPLILNFSIQFEADFADIFEVRGELRPQRGVMTATLLKSKAVVFEYQGLDHIKRITNLTVDPSPTTASTKSMIFEVSLAPHEEKFFHINVACSVEGQVPEPMNFSTARVHAAHALQTAKAQYCKIYSGNEQFNDWLNRSLDDICMMTTDLPQGAYPYAGVPWFSTAFGRDGIITALECLWINPDLARGVLTFLASTQATDILPDQDAQPGKILHETRKGEMAALKEIPFEQYYGSVDSTPLFVLLAGAYFDRTGDKDFIVSLWPHLERALAWIDAYGDQDKDGFVEYFRQTPNGLAQQGWKDSNDAVFHADGTIAEGPIALCEVQGYVYAAKRAASHLATLLKYHDRAESLLREAQTLRHQFNLQFWSDELGSYILALDGNKKPCAIRSSNAGHTLFTEIATQDRAERIAKGLLEEDFFSGWGIRTIPTGEIRYNPMAYHNGSIWPHDNALIALGMSRYGLTQGVERLLGGLFDLSIQVDLHRLPELICGFPRKPGEGPILYPVACAPQAWAAGAVFLLLQACLGISFHGTNREIRFTHPSLPEFLPAIQIKNLPIGNVSADLEFTRTKSDVMINVTRKDDLLSIVAVR